One segment of Scleropages formosus chromosome 23, fSclFor1.1, whole genome shotgun sequence DNA contains the following:
- the kdm1b gene encoding lysine-specific histone demethylase 1B isoform X2 — MEPASVAENQPIRSSGRQVNVRVKRCNNTPSGQSKRKAVDTEEEEDQSEKKYRKCEKAGCSATYPVCFASASERCAKNGYTSRWYHLSCGEHFCNECFDHYYRSHKDGYEKYASWKRVWTGNGKSEPSLKAFMADQQLPYWVQCTKSDCRKWRQLTKEIQLTSSLAMTYRCGMKFNNVKNEGPDQCSQPEDMRVAEVIDSWWHSMLILPPLLKDSPASPFLIAYYPDCVGMSPSGSPSNIPLSELKAEHLRVIQPQIPGLCPYFQPFYQPNECGKALCVRPDMMELDELYEFPEFSRDPTMYLALRNLILASWHRDCKEVLTAQKCAAHIIVRGLVRVRCVQELDRVLCFMTRKGLINTGVLSVKEPLLPEPYRNKKVVVIGGGASGLAAARQLQNFGMQVVVLEARDRIGGRVWDDTSMGLAVGRGAQIVNGCVNNPIALMCEQLGIKMHKLGDRCDLIQEGGRTTDPTIDKRMDFHFNAILDVVSEWRKDKSQQQDMPLGEKIQEVYKAFLQESGIQFTDLEEKVLQFHLSNLEFACGSSLDQVSARSWDHNEFFAQFSGDHTLFTQGYSSVLNKLAEGLDIRLNTPVQTIDYSGELVKIMSSSGTQWTAQKVLVTVPLALLQKNTIQFNPPLPERKLKAIHSLGAGIIEKIALQFPYRFWDSKIQGSDYFGHIPPGPENRGMFGVFYDMDPKREQCVLMSVITGDAVATIRDMEDSQVANLCMKVLRELFREQEVPEPVKYFVTHWSKDVWSQMAYSFVKTGGSGEAYDIIAEEVLGKLFFAGEATNRHFPQTVTGAYLSGIREASKMAAL; from the exons ATGGAACCAGCCTCAGTGGCAGAGAACCAACCCATCCGCTCTTCTGGGAGGCAGGTCAACGTAAGGGTGAAGCGCTGCAACAACACTCCGAGTGGACAG TCTAAAAGGAAAGCAGTTGacacagaggaagaggaagaccAGTCTGAGAAGAAGTACAGGAAGTGTGAGAAGGCAGGGTGTTCGGCCACATATCCGGTGTGTTTTGCCAGTGCTTCTGAAAG GTGTGCCAAGAACGGCTACACCTCGAGATGGTACCACTTGTCCTGTGGAGAGCACTTTTGCAACGAATGCTTTGATCACTATTACAGAAG CCATAAAGATGGCTACGAGAAATATGCCAGCTGGAAGAGGGTGTGGACAGGCAATGGAAAAAGTGAGCCCAGTCTGAAAGCTTTCATGGCTGATCAGCAACTTCCATACTGG GTTCAGTGCACCAAATCAGACTGCAGAAAGTGGCGTCAGCTTACCAAGGAGATCCAACTCACCTCATCGCTGGCAATGACATATCGCTGTGGAATGAAGTTCAACAATGTTAAG AATGAGGGTCCCGACCAGTGCTCCCAGCCAGAGGATATG AGAGTGGCCGAAGTGATTGACAGCTGGTGGCACTCCATGCTCATCTTGCCCCCACTGCTTAAGGACAGCCCAGCCAGCCCTTTCCTCATCGCCTACTATCCCGACTGCGTAGGCATGAGCCCCTCAGGGTCACCCAGCAACATCCCTCTCAGCGAGTTGAAGGCAGAGCACCTGAGGGTTATCCAGCCACAGA TTCCAGGGCTGTGCCCGTACTTCCAGCCCTTCTATCAGCCCAATGAGTGCGGCAAGGCTCTGTGTGTCCGTCCTGACATGATGGAGCTGGACGAGCTGTATGAGTTCCCCGAGTTCTCCCGCGACCCCACCATGTACCTCGCGCTGCGCAACCTCATCCTGGCCTCCTGGCATAGAGACTGCAAG GAGGTGTTGACAGCCCAGAAGTGTGCGGCCCATATCATCGTGCGGGGGCTGGTGCGGGTTCGCTGCGTGCAGGAGCTCGACAGGGTGCTCTGCTTTATGACCAGGAAGGGCCTGATCAATACTGGAGTGCTGTCTGTCAAAGAGCCCCTGCTACCCGAGCCCTACCGCAAC AAGAAGGTGGTTGTCATTGGAGGCGGAGCTTCAGGGTTGGCTGCAGCCCGGCAACTGCAGAACTTTGGCATGCAA gTAGTGGTCCTGGAGGCCAGGGACCGGATCGGGGGGAGGGTCTGGGACGACACTTCGATGGGACTGGCCGTGGGGCGAGGGGCCCAGATTGTGAATGGCTGCGTCAACAACCCAATCGCATTAATGTGTGAGCAA CTGGGCATTAAGATGCACAAGCTGGGTGACAGATGTGATCTGATCCAGGAGGGAGGGCGAACCACAGACCCCACCATCGATAAGCGCATGGATTTCCACTTCAATGCCATCCTTGATGTGGTGTCAGAGTGGAGGAAAGACAAATCCCAGCAGCAGGATATGCCTTTGGGAG AAAAGATACAAGAGGTCTACAAAGCTTTCCTCCAGGAGTCTGGGATTCAGTTCACTGACCTGGAAGAGAAGGTGCTACAGTTCCATCTCAGTAACCTGGAGTTCGCTTGCGGCAGCAGCCTGGATCAG GTGTCTGCGCGCTCCTGGGATCACAATGAGTTCTTTGCCCAGTTCTCTGGGGACCATACACTGTTCACTCAGGGCTACTCTTCCGTGCTGAACAAGCTTGCCGAGGGCCTCGACATCCGTCTCAATACTCCG GTCCAGACCATTGATTACTCAGGGGAATTGGTCAAAATCATGTCATCCAGTGGGACCCAGTGGACGGCACAAAAA GTGCTGGTCACAGTCCCGTTGGCTTTGCTTCAGAAGAACACTATCCAGTTTAACCCTCCTCTTCCCGAACGGAAGCTGAAGGCAATTCACAGTCTTGGTGCGGGAATTATTGAGAAG ATTGCCTTGCAGTTCCCGTACCGGTTTTGGGACAGCAAGATTCAGGGCTCTGATTATTTTGGCCACATTCCTCCCGGTCCAGAAAACAGAGGGATGTTCGGTGTGTTTTACGACatggatccaaag AGAGAGCAATGTGTGCTGATGTCAGTCATCACAGGAGATGCCGTAGCCACCATCAGGGATATGGAAGACAGCCAAGTGGCAAACCTATGCATGAAAGTACTGCGTGAGCTGTTCAGAGAGCAG GAGGTGCCAGAGCCAGTGAAGTACTTTGTGACCCACTGGAGCAAAGACGTGTGGTCTCAGATGGCGTACAGCTTTGTCAAGACGGGGGGTAGTGGGGAGGCCTATGATATCATCGCTGAAGAAGTTCTCGGAAAATTGTTCTTTGCTGGAGAG GCCACCAATCGGCACTTCCCTCAGACAGTTACAGGAGCCTATCTGAGTGGCATACGGGAGGCCAGTAAAATGGCAGCTTTATAA
- the kdm1b gene encoding lysine-specific histone demethylase 1B isoform X1 yields MQQGILTVCIQDCAISVSGSRGRAKTRPAVMEPASVAENQPIRSSGRQVNVRVKRCNNTPSGQSKRKAVDTEEEEDQSEKKYRKCEKAGCSATYPVCFASASERCAKNGYTSRWYHLSCGEHFCNECFDHYYRSHKDGYEKYASWKRVWTGNGKSEPSLKAFMADQQLPYWVQCTKSDCRKWRQLTKEIQLTSSLAMTYRCGMKFNNVKNEGPDQCSQPEDMRVAEVIDSWWHSMLILPPLLKDSPASPFLIAYYPDCVGMSPSGSPSNIPLSELKAEHLRVIQPQIPGLCPYFQPFYQPNECGKALCVRPDMMELDELYEFPEFSRDPTMYLALRNLILASWHRDCKEVLTAQKCAAHIIVRGLVRVRCVQELDRVLCFMTRKGLINTGVLSVKEPLLPEPYRNKKVVVIGGGASGLAAARQLQNFGMQVVVLEARDRIGGRVWDDTSMGLAVGRGAQIVNGCVNNPIALMCEQLGIKMHKLGDRCDLIQEGGRTTDPTIDKRMDFHFNAILDVVSEWRKDKSQQQDMPLGEKIQEVYKAFLQESGIQFTDLEEKVLQFHLSNLEFACGSSLDQVSARSWDHNEFFAQFSGDHTLFTQGYSSVLNKLAEGLDIRLNTPVQTIDYSGELVKIMSSSGTQWTAQKVLVTVPLALLQKNTIQFNPPLPERKLKAIHSLGAGIIEKIALQFPYRFWDSKIQGSDYFGHIPPGPENRGMFGVFYDMDPKREQCVLMSVITGDAVATIRDMEDSQVANLCMKVLRELFREQEVPEPVKYFVTHWSKDVWSQMAYSFVKTGGSGEAYDIIAEEVLGKLFFAGEATNRHFPQTVTGAYLSGIREASKMAAL; encoded by the exons atgcagcagggcattcttactgtatgcattcagg ACTGCGCAATCAGCGTATCGGGTTCGAGAGGGAGGGCAAAGACGAGGCCAGCGGTCATGGAACCAGCCTCAGTGGCAGAGAACCAACCCATCCGCTCTTCTGGGAGGCAGGTCAACGTAAGGGTGAAGCGCTGCAACAACACTCCGAGTGGACAG TCTAAAAGGAAAGCAGTTGacacagaggaagaggaagaccAGTCTGAGAAGAAGTACAGGAAGTGTGAGAAGGCAGGGTGTTCGGCCACATATCCGGTGTGTTTTGCCAGTGCTTCTGAAAG GTGTGCCAAGAACGGCTACACCTCGAGATGGTACCACTTGTCCTGTGGAGAGCACTTTTGCAACGAATGCTTTGATCACTATTACAGAAG CCATAAAGATGGCTACGAGAAATATGCCAGCTGGAAGAGGGTGTGGACAGGCAATGGAAAAAGTGAGCCCAGTCTGAAAGCTTTCATGGCTGATCAGCAACTTCCATACTGG GTTCAGTGCACCAAATCAGACTGCAGAAAGTGGCGTCAGCTTACCAAGGAGATCCAACTCACCTCATCGCTGGCAATGACATATCGCTGTGGAATGAAGTTCAACAATGTTAAG AATGAGGGTCCCGACCAGTGCTCCCAGCCAGAGGATATG AGAGTGGCCGAAGTGATTGACAGCTGGTGGCACTCCATGCTCATCTTGCCCCCACTGCTTAAGGACAGCCCAGCCAGCCCTTTCCTCATCGCCTACTATCCCGACTGCGTAGGCATGAGCCCCTCAGGGTCACCCAGCAACATCCCTCTCAGCGAGTTGAAGGCAGAGCACCTGAGGGTTATCCAGCCACAGA TTCCAGGGCTGTGCCCGTACTTCCAGCCCTTCTATCAGCCCAATGAGTGCGGCAAGGCTCTGTGTGTCCGTCCTGACATGATGGAGCTGGACGAGCTGTATGAGTTCCCCGAGTTCTCCCGCGACCCCACCATGTACCTCGCGCTGCGCAACCTCATCCTGGCCTCCTGGCATAGAGACTGCAAG GAGGTGTTGACAGCCCAGAAGTGTGCGGCCCATATCATCGTGCGGGGGCTGGTGCGGGTTCGCTGCGTGCAGGAGCTCGACAGGGTGCTCTGCTTTATGACCAGGAAGGGCCTGATCAATACTGGAGTGCTGTCTGTCAAAGAGCCCCTGCTACCCGAGCCCTACCGCAAC AAGAAGGTGGTTGTCATTGGAGGCGGAGCTTCAGGGTTGGCTGCAGCCCGGCAACTGCAGAACTTTGGCATGCAA gTAGTGGTCCTGGAGGCCAGGGACCGGATCGGGGGGAGGGTCTGGGACGACACTTCGATGGGACTGGCCGTGGGGCGAGGGGCCCAGATTGTGAATGGCTGCGTCAACAACCCAATCGCATTAATGTGTGAGCAA CTGGGCATTAAGATGCACAAGCTGGGTGACAGATGTGATCTGATCCAGGAGGGAGGGCGAACCACAGACCCCACCATCGATAAGCGCATGGATTTCCACTTCAATGCCATCCTTGATGTGGTGTCAGAGTGGAGGAAAGACAAATCCCAGCAGCAGGATATGCCTTTGGGAG AAAAGATACAAGAGGTCTACAAAGCTTTCCTCCAGGAGTCTGGGATTCAGTTCACTGACCTGGAAGAGAAGGTGCTACAGTTCCATCTCAGTAACCTGGAGTTCGCTTGCGGCAGCAGCCTGGATCAG GTGTCTGCGCGCTCCTGGGATCACAATGAGTTCTTTGCCCAGTTCTCTGGGGACCATACACTGTTCACTCAGGGCTACTCTTCCGTGCTGAACAAGCTTGCCGAGGGCCTCGACATCCGTCTCAATACTCCG GTCCAGACCATTGATTACTCAGGGGAATTGGTCAAAATCATGTCATCCAGTGGGACCCAGTGGACGGCACAAAAA GTGCTGGTCACAGTCCCGTTGGCTTTGCTTCAGAAGAACACTATCCAGTTTAACCCTCCTCTTCCCGAACGGAAGCTGAAGGCAATTCACAGTCTTGGTGCGGGAATTATTGAGAAG ATTGCCTTGCAGTTCCCGTACCGGTTTTGGGACAGCAAGATTCAGGGCTCTGATTATTTTGGCCACATTCCTCCCGGTCCAGAAAACAGAGGGATGTTCGGTGTGTTTTACGACatggatccaaag AGAGAGCAATGTGTGCTGATGTCAGTCATCACAGGAGATGCCGTAGCCACCATCAGGGATATGGAAGACAGCCAAGTGGCAAACCTATGCATGAAAGTACTGCGTGAGCTGTTCAGAGAGCAG GAGGTGCCAGAGCCAGTGAAGTACTTTGTGACCCACTGGAGCAAAGACGTGTGGTCTCAGATGGCGTACAGCTTTGTCAAGACGGGGGGTAGTGGGGAGGCCTATGATATCATCGCTGAAGAAGTTCTCGGAAAATTGTTCTTTGCTGGAGAG GCCACCAATCGGCACTTCCCTCAGACAGTTACAGGAGCCTATCTGAGTGGCATACGGGAGGCCAGTAAAATGGCAGCTTTATAA